From a region of the Nonlabens dokdonensis DSW-6 genome:
- a CDS encoding TonB-dependent receptor: MTFKFTFPAFAKAALTTVFFFISHFIVAHNITGFVKDETGKPLKDVYVLHMESGNHTHTNAKGYFSLDDVEKNDELRFSHIGYEATTVIVNDEKEIQQVVLKLASLDLDAITISNDVETLNVLANVDLKINPVTSTQELLRTVPGLFIGQHAGGGKAEQIFLRGFDIDHGTDIAINVDGMPVNMVSHAHGQGYADLHFVIPETINNISYGVGSYDETVGNFATAGHVDFRTKNYLDKSNITFEIGDFNYQRYLGLAQLVDNSHTSAYVATEYLTFDGPFESPQNFDRINLFGKLQHTADNGDRFSMSVSHFDSEWDASGQIPQRAVDQGIINRFGAIDDTEGGETSRTSLVLNYDMDVSDKEELQTTLFYSHYDFLLFSNFTFFLEDPINGDQIRQQESRDMLGFKADYKYKTELAGNRFNIKAGLGLRNDRTESSGLSRTLNRRQTLENIQLGDINETNASAFVGAEWFIDNLMIDAGLRFERFKFNYKDALATTYNTQSQTAEALLPKLNFNYEVSNSLKLYLRNGVGLHSNDTRVVLENSADKILPKSYGSDLGSIWKVSDKFILNSALWYLFLEQEFVYVGDAGIVEPSGKTERYGFDLGFKYQLSQYLFLDSNINYAHARAIEEPDGEDFIPLAPELTLVGGISLKNYKKFNAGLRYRYIGDRAANEDNSIVAEGYFVTDFNVNYDLSNNLRLGIAVQNLFDVEWNETQFATESRLANESQSVEEIHFTPGTPFFIRGTLQYSF; the protein is encoded by the coding sequence ATGACTTTTAAATTTACTTTTCCCGCTTTCGCGAAAGCGGCATTAACAACAGTATTTTTCTTCATTTCACACTTCATTGTAGCACACAACATTACTGGTTTTGTAAAAGACGAAACTGGTAAACCACTCAAAGACGTTTATGTATTGCATATGGAGTCTGGCAATCACACACATACTAACGCAAAAGGATATTTTTCACTAGACGATGTTGAGAAAAATGATGAATTACGCTTTTCACATATAGGTTATGAGGCAACCACAGTTATTGTGAACGACGAGAAAGAAATCCAGCAAGTAGTGCTGAAATTAGCTTCTCTTGATCTGGATGCCATAACAATTAGTAATGACGTAGAAACGCTTAATGTACTTGCTAATGTAGATTTAAAAATTAATCCAGTAACTTCTACTCAAGAATTACTGAGAACGGTACCAGGACTTTTTATAGGTCAACACGCTGGTGGCGGGAAAGCAGAACAAATTTTTCTGAGAGGTTTTGATATAGATCATGGTACTGATATCGCAATTAATGTAGATGGAATGCCGGTAAACATGGTATCTCATGCTCATGGACAAGGATATGCAGATCTTCATTTTGTGATTCCAGAAACTATCAATAACATTTCATACGGTGTAGGAAGTTATGATGAAACCGTAGGTAATTTTGCCACTGCTGGACATGTAGATTTTAGAACTAAAAATTACTTAGATAAGAGCAATATAACTTTTGAAATAGGAGACTTTAATTATCAGCGTTATTTAGGGCTAGCGCAACTAGTAGATAACTCACATACTTCAGCTTATGTGGCTACTGAGTATTTGACCTTTGATGGCCCTTTTGAAAGTCCGCAGAATTTTGATAGGATTAACCTTTTTGGTAAACTACAACATACTGCAGATAATGGAGACCGCTTCAGTATGAGTGTTTCTCATTTTGACAGTGAATGGGATGCTAGCGGTCAAATTCCTCAAAGAGCAGTTGATCAGGGAATTATCAACAGATTTGGCGCCATAGATGATACCGAAGGTGGAGAGACTTCTAGAACAAGTTTGGTACTTAATTATGATATGGATGTAAGTGATAAAGAAGAATTACAAACTACCTTATTTTATTCTCACTATGACTTTCTACTATTTTCTAACTTCACATTTTTTCTTGAAGACCCTATCAATGGCGATCAAATAAGACAACAAGAATCTCGTGACATGCTAGGTTTTAAGGCAGATTATAAATATAAAACAGAGCTCGCAGGTAATCGATTCAATATTAAAGCTGGTCTAGGATTGCGTAATGATAGAACTGAATCTTCTGGATTATCACGAACTTTAAACAGAAGACAAACTCTAGAAAATATACAGTTAGGTGATATTAATGAAACAAATGCATCTGCTTTTGTAGGAGCAGAGTGGTTTATTGACAACTTAATGATAGATGCTGGTCTGAGATTTGAAAGATTTAAATTTAACTATAAAGATGCGCTAGCGACCACTTATAATACTCAATCACAAACTGCCGAAGCTTTATTACCTAAACTAAATTTTAATTATGAAGTTAGTAATAGCTTAAAATTGTACTTGAGAAATGGAGTAGGATTGCACAGTAATGACACAAGAGTAGTGTTAGAAAACAGTGCTGATAAAATTTTACCAAAGTCTTATGGAAGTGATTTAGGCTCGATCTGGAAAGTAAGTGATAAGTTTATTTTAAACAGTGCATTATGGTATTTATTTTTAGAACAAGAATTTGTGTACGTGGGAGATGCAGGAATTGTAGAGCCTAGCGGTAAGACAGAACGTTATGGATTTGATCTTGGTTTTAAATATCAACTATCACAGTATTTGTTCTTAGACAGTAACATCAATTATGCTCATGCAAGAGCAATTGAAGAACCAGATGGCGAAGATTTTATACCTCTTGCGCCAGAGCTTACTCTAGTAGGCGGAATTAGTTTAAAAAATTATAAAAAATTTAATGCTGGTTTAAGATACCGATACATAGGAGATCGAGCTGCAAATGAAGATAATTCTATTGTTGCCGAAGGCTATTTTGTGACAGATTTCAATGTCAATTATGATCTATCTAATAATTTAAGGTTAGGAATCGCGGTACAAAACCTTTTTGATGTAGAATGGAATGAAACTCAATTTGCTACAGAGTCTAGACTTGCAAATGAGTCACAATCTGTAGAAGAAATACATTTTACTCCAGGAACTCCTTTTTTCATACGAGGTACTTTGCAGTATTCGTTTTAA
- the lpdA gene encoding dihydrolipoyl dehydrogenase, giving the protein MSKYDVAVIGSGPGGYVAAIRCAQLGMKTAIIEKYNTLGGTCLNVGCIPSKALLDSSHHYDDAMKHFEEHGIEIPGEVKINFEKMIARKKQVVDTTCAGIDFLMKKNEVDVYTGMGSFVDATHIKIDGEKTETIEATNTIIATGSKPGSLPFITLDKERVITSTEALSLKEIPKHMIVIGGGVIGLELGQVYKRLGAEVTVIEYMDRITPAMDKVLSKELMKVLKKQKVKFHLSHAVNKVERNGDKVTVTAKNKKGEEVTFEGDYCLVSVGRRPYTDKLNATAAGVKINERGQVEVNDHMQTNVPNIYAIGDVVRGIMLAHKAEEEGVFVAETIAGQKPHINYNLIPNVVYTWPEVASVGKTEEELKEAGIEYKAGSFPMRALGRSRASGDIDGLVKILADKSTDEVLGVHMIGARAADLIAEAVTAMEFRASAEDIARMSHAHPTYSEAVKEAALAATEDRALHV; this is encoded by the coding sequence ATGAGTAAGTATGATGTTGCAGTAATAGGATCAGGACCTGGTGGATATGTAGCCGCAATTAGATGTGCGCAATTAGGCATGAAAACTGCTATTATTGAAAAATACAATACCCTAGGTGGTACGTGTCTTAATGTAGGTTGTATTCCGTCTAAAGCGCTTTTAGACTCTTCTCACCATTATGATGATGCTATGAAGCATTTTGAGGAGCATGGTATAGAAATCCCTGGTGAGGTAAAAATCAATTTTGAGAAAATGATCGCTCGTAAGAAGCAAGTCGTTGACACCACTTGTGCTGGGATTGATTTTTTGATGAAAAAGAACGAGGTAGATGTATATACAGGAATGGGTTCTTTTGTAGATGCTACACACATTAAAATAGATGGAGAGAAAACTGAAACCATCGAAGCGACCAATACAATTATTGCTACTGGTTCAAAGCCAGGATCACTTCCTTTCATTACCTTAGATAAAGAAAGAGTCATCACTTCTACAGAAGCACTTTCTTTAAAAGAAATTCCTAAGCACATGATCGTAATAGGTGGTGGCGTTATAGGTCTTGAATTAGGTCAAGTATACAAAAGATTAGGAGCTGAAGTTACCGTAATCGAGTATATGGATCGCATAACTCCAGCAATGGATAAAGTTCTTTCTAAAGAATTAATGAAAGTTCTTAAAAAGCAGAAAGTAAAGTTTCACTTATCTCACGCTGTGAATAAAGTTGAGCGTAATGGTGATAAAGTTACTGTAACCGCAAAAAACAAAAAAGGAGAAGAAGTAACCTTTGAGGGAGATTACTGCCTAGTTTCTGTAGGAAGACGTCCTTATACAGATAAGTTGAACGCAACTGCAGCTGGTGTAAAAATAAATGAACGTGGTCAAGTAGAAGTGAACGACCACATGCAAACTAATGTTCCTAATATTTATGCTATTGGTGATGTTGTAAGAGGAATCATGCTAGCACACAAAGCTGAAGAGGAAGGTGTATTTGTGGCAGAAACTATCGCAGGACAAAAGCCACACATCAACTATAACTTAATTCCTAACGTAGTGTACACATGGCCAGAAGTTGCCAGCGTAGGTAAAACGGAAGAAGAATTAAAAGAAGCAGGAATTGAATACAAAGCAGGATCATTTCCCATGCGTGCTTTAGGTAGATCACGTGCCTCCGGAGATATTGATGGTCTGGTAAAAATCCTCGCAGATAAATCTACAGATGAAGTTCTAGGCGTTCACATGATCGGAGCTCGTGCAGCAGACCTTATTGCAGAAGCAGTAACCGCAATGGAATTTAGAGCTAGTGCAGAAGATATCGCAAGAATGTCTCACGCACACCCTACCTATTCTGAAGCAGTAAAAGAAGCAGCACTTGCTGCGACTGAAGACAGAGCGCTTCACGTATAA
- a CDS encoding T9SS type B sorting domain-containing protein encodes MIKNYIKFYLTCLFVLVSHTLTAQLEASHWLHTANKGYKFTESSIDTYDYTQDLGNMLDYKWVLQSTMSDAAGNLLFYHLNGAVYNSNHQQMPNGDVLGLFHVSNPGGVLHHDTIKSLIVPHPGNSDLFYVFYPHGPVHASSLKLSYSVIDMSLNGGLGDVTSVKNILLINEFNGELEAVFGANGIDVILILVDQFTNHIKTFFIDSSGINNTPVLTKQIFPFNRAENRNKISISPDGKKLAINDYSGANNTFEQDLLVYDFDSSTGLISNEILLHRTSINTNEIFSTLRMEFSSNSNYLYLYGAFVQHMNGSFISSEEKIARYNLSTVTANSLPSPILSLTGSNLVFYYSTMELAIDGKIYVYNFSVSSSIPLSVIDNPDSDTIETTRHYKKCDFEYSYDGDFDFLRSPPNVIKSYLKKDFSYSNVCDGDLVEFQSSLPPHFDTFLWRFGERNSISTLENPSYQYSSVGDYVVTLEASSSTTGETYIDSRGITIQKNLIANDIDDYILCDEDDDGVENFNLLTRSSLLTDADWDINFYFYESQEDLENDNPIVEPGNYSNLSNPQEIFVKLIPECGGDCIEEDTTSFDIGLIEYPEVFLEPIYYLCEDEELILELPPGYDEYNWSNGDTTSTATITSTGNYFVEVVYENNGGACSVVIEFEVLSRDASVDVEVRDFTLNDNSIRVSVDGDDFYEYSLDGITYQNSNVFTNLPIGEYTVYVRDTDGCFTISLDVVMLFYPRFFTPNGDGFNDNWQVINGNFATSNIVSIFDRYGKLLTSFSTDSVGWDGTSNGVPLPSSDYWFTMKREDGSISKGHFTLKR; translated from the coding sequence ATGATAAAAAATTACATCAAGTTTTATCTCACCTGTTTGTTTGTATTGGTATCTCATACATTAACTGCCCAGTTAGAGGCGTCGCACTGGTTACATACAGCAAATAAAGGCTATAAGTTTACAGAATCATCAATTGATACTTATGATTATACACAAGATTTAGGCAACATGCTTGATTATAAATGGGTGCTACAATCTACGATGTCAGATGCTGCTGGTAATTTATTATTTTATCATTTAAATGGAGCTGTTTATAACTCTAACCATCAACAAATGCCTAATGGCGACGTTCTTGGTCTATTTCATGTTAGTAACCCAGGCGGCGTTCTGCATCATGATACGATCAAAAGTTTGATTGTACCGCATCCAGGGAATAGTGATTTATTTTACGTGTTTTATCCACACGGCCCAGTACACGCTAGTAGCCTAAAATTATCTTACAGTGTTATCGATATGTCCTTAAACGGTGGATTAGGTGATGTGACATCAGTAAAAAATATACTATTAATAAATGAATTTAATGGAGAATTAGAAGCGGTATTTGGAGCAAATGGTATTGATGTTATATTAATTTTAGTGGATCAATTCACAAATCATATTAAAACATTCTTTATCGATTCTTCTGGGATTAATAATACGCCAGTTTTAACTAAACAAATATTTCCTTTCAATAGGGCTGAAAATCGCAATAAAATAAGTATCTCACCAGATGGTAAAAAACTTGCAATAAATGATTATTCAGGAGCTAATAATACATTTGAACAGGATCTTTTAGTATATGATTTTGACTCTAGCACTGGTTTAATTTCTAATGAAATTTTATTACACCGCACCTCAATTAATACAAACGAAATCTTTAGTACGTTACGTATGGAATTTAGTTCAAACAGTAATTACCTATACTTATATGGCGCATTTGTACAACATATGAATGGATCATTTATCTCGTCTGAAGAAAAAATCGCACGTTATAATTTAAGTACTGTGACAGCTAATAGTCTTCCTTCTCCTATTTTATCGCTAACAGGCAGTAATTTAGTTTTTTACTATTCAACAATGGAATTAGCTATTGATGGAAAGATTTATGTTTATAATTTTTCAGTCTCTTCTTCTATTCCACTTTCTGTAATTGATAATCCAGACTCAGATACTATTGAAACTACAAGACATTATAAAAAATGTGATTTTGAGTATAGCTATGATGGAGACTTTGATTTTTTACGGTCACCTCCTAATGTCATCAAATCTTATTTGAAAAAAGACTTTTCCTATAGTAACGTTTGTGATGGTGATCTGGTAGAGTTTCAGTCCAGCTTACCGCCTCATTTTGATACTTTTTTATGGAGATTTGGCGAGCGCAACAGTATATCCACTTTAGAAAATCCTTCTTATCAATACAGCAGTGTTGGTGATTACGTTGTCACTTTGGAGGCTAGTTCTAGTACCACTGGAGAAACTTACATCGATTCTAGAGGTATCACTATTCAAAAAAACCTAATAGCAAATGATATCGATGATTATATCCTATGTGATGAAGATGATGATGGAGTTGAAAACTTTAACTTATTAACAAGGTCTTCTCTACTAACAGACGCTGATTGGGATATCAATTTTTATTTTTATGAATCCCAAGAAGATTTAGAGAATGATAATCCAATAGTTGAGCCGGGAAATTACTCCAACCTTTCAAACCCACAAGAGATTTTTGTTAAGCTAATTCCTGAATGTGGCGGTGATTGTATAGAAGAAGACACTACATCTTTTGATATAGGCCTTATAGAGTATCCAGAAGTGTTCTTAGAACCTATATATTATTTATGTGAAGATGAGGAGCTAATACTGGAATTACCACCAGGCTATGATGAATATAACTGGTCTAATGGAGATACAACCTCTACGGCAACCATTACGAGTACGGGCAATTACTTTGTTGAAGTAGTTTATGAAAATAATGGTGGAGCTTGCTCAGTTGTTATTGAATTTGAGGTTCTTTCTCGCGACGCATCAGTTGATGTTGAGGTAAGAGATTTTACATTAAATGACAATAGTATTAGGGTAAGTGTTGATGGTGATGATTTTTATGAATATTCGCTGGACGGAATCACCTATCAAAATTCAAATGTATTTACTAACTTACCTATTGGAGAGTATACTGTCTACGTGCGTGATACAGATGGCTGTTTTACTATTTCTTTAGATGTAGTTATGTTGTTTTACCCACGTTTTTTTACGCCTAATGGAGATGGGTTCAATGATAACTGGCAAGTCATCAATGGAAATTTTGCTACTTCAAATATTGTTTCCATATTTGATAGATACGGTAAATTGCTCACGTCTTTTTCTACAGACAGTGTAGGATGGGACGGTACTTCAAATGGAGTACCACTGCCATCAAGCGATTACTGGTTTACTATGAAACGAGAAGACGGCTCCATATCTAAAGGGCATTTTACTTTGAAGAGGTAG
- a CDS encoding NAD(P)/FAD-dependent oxidoreductase has product MNIPQSDLTRVIIVGGGFGGITLSRKLTNQKYQVVLIDRHNYHNFQPLMYQVATSGLEPDSIAFPLRGLVEERNNFIFRLAEVESVEPVLKKLKTSIGEVTYDYLVLATGTKTNFFGNEDLEKASLKMKSVPQALNIRSYMLQNLEKATLTSDVEEQKKLMRIVLSGAGPTGAELAGAFAEFKNGVLPNDYPDLNPDHMEIHLLDGSDRVLVSMSEKASQKAEKYLKELGVNVHLNVMVTDYIDDTVITNTDFKIEALTFIWSAGVIGSPVAGIRKESVDQKSQRLLVDRMNRVEGYQDLFAIGDIALMKTPEFPDGHPQVAQPAIQQGKLLIQNFKRLLENKPLKEFSYFDKGSMATIGRNRAVADIKSYTLGGFLAWISWLGVHLYFLVGVRNRLVVFLNWIYNYFNYDRAARLIIRPYKRK; this is encoded by the coding sequence ATGAACATACCGCAGTCTGACCTAACTAGAGTAATAATTGTGGGCGGTGGCTTTGGTGGTATCACGCTTTCGCGAAAGCTTACCAATCAAAAATATCAAGTCGTACTTATAGATCGTCATAACTATCATAATTTTCAGCCATTGATGTATCAGGTAGCAACAAGTGGTTTAGAACCAGATTCTATTGCATTTCCTTTACGCGGTCTGGTAGAAGAACGTAATAATTTTATATTTCGCCTGGCTGAAGTAGAGTCTGTTGAACCAGTATTAAAAAAGCTAAAAACATCAATAGGTGAAGTGACTTATGATTATTTAGTTCTTGCAACAGGAACTAAAACTAACTTTTTTGGCAATGAAGATTTGGAAAAAGCTTCTTTAAAAATGAAAAGCGTTCCTCAAGCGTTGAACATAAGAAGTTACATGCTTCAAAACCTTGAGAAAGCCACGCTTACCAGCGATGTAGAAGAACAAAAAAAGTTAATGCGCATCGTACTTTCTGGAGCTGGTCCTACAGGAGCAGAACTTGCCGGAGCATTTGCCGAGTTTAAAAATGGGGTGTTACCTAACGACTATCCAGACCTCAATCCAGATCATATGGAAATTCATCTTCTTGACGGATCAGATCGAGTTCTCGTAAGTATGAGTGAAAAAGCTTCTCAAAAAGCCGAAAAATATTTGAAAGAGTTAGGAGTAAACGTACATCTTAATGTAATGGTTACAGATTACATAGATGATACCGTTATTACTAATACTGATTTTAAAATCGAGGCACTCACTTTTATATGGAGTGCTGGAGTAATAGGTAGTCCAGTAGCAGGAATACGTAAAGAAAGTGTGGATCAAAAATCACAGCGTCTTCTAGTAGATAGAATGAATCGAGTAGAAGGTTATCAAGATTTATTTGCTATAGGAGATATTGCGCTTATGAAAACTCCAGAGTTTCCAGACGGTCATCCTCAAGTAGCACAACCAGCGATACAACAGGGCAAATTATTGATCCAAAACTTCAAAAGACTTCTAGAAAACAAGCCTCTTAAAGAATTTAGCTACTTTGATAAAGGAAGTATGGCTACCATAGGAAGAAATAGAGCTGTTGCAGATATAAAGTCTTACACGCTAGGTGGTTTTCTTGCTTGGATCTCGTGGTTAGGAGTTCATTTGTATTTCTTAGTAGGTGTGAGAAATAGATTAGTGGTTTTTCTAAACTGGATTTATAACTATTTCAACTATGATCGGGCAGCTCGACTGATTATAAGACCTTATAAGAGGAAGTGA
- a CDS encoding RNA polymerase sigma factor — MSKKLEAEFVKQLNENQNIVHKICRLYTNDQHAHNDLFQEVTVQLWRAYPKFRGDSKFSTWMYRVALNTAITLYRKSKRRVKTQDYDSVQFKIEDQQEDDEQMEQLTLLYGAVKQLNDIEKALVFLYLEDKNYREIAETMGITEVNARVKMNRIKTKLTKIINP, encoded by the coding sequence GTGAGTAAAAAACTCGAAGCAGAATTTGTAAAACAGTTAAACGAGAATCAGAATATAGTCCATAAAATATGCCGACTATATACTAACGATCAACATGCACACAATGATTTATTTCAAGAAGTGACTGTGCAGCTATGGCGAGCGTATCCTAAATTTAGAGGAGATTCAAAATTTAGCACATGGATGTATAGGGTTGCTTTAAACACAGCGATTACCTTATACCGCAAATCAAAGAGGCGAGTAAAAACTCAGGATTATGATTCTGTTCAATTCAAGATTGAGGACCAGCAAGAAGATGATGAGCAAATGGAACAGCTTACATTACTCTATGGTGCTGTTAAACAACTTAACGATATAGAAAAAGCACTTGTCTTTTTATATCTAGAGGACAAAAACTATAGAGAAATAGCAGAGACCATGGGTATTACAGAAGTAAATGCCCGAGTGAAGATGAACAGGATCAAAACGAAATTAACTAAAATTATAAATCCATAA
- a CDS encoding porin family protein, translating to MKTIYFSLVALFLASFTVTAQDFSYGVIGGVNFSKIDNLGGDGFGDSRLGFHLGGVAELPFAEKWSYEASLLYSIEGEEFDSNGVNTDVRLQYINIPFQFKYYAYKNLSVHFGPQIGFLLKGDVSLDDADYAEIENTVNTNFAGTIGLGYDLRAYNLYVKGTLTYGFSDIIDNVSDGEDRTQLPGTVHLSVGYKF from the coding sequence ATGAAAACTATTTATTTTTCCTTAGTTGCTTTATTTCTAGCAAGCTTTACTGTAACAGCTCAAGACTTTTCCTATGGGGTTATAGGTGGAGTTAACTTTTCAAAAATTGATAATCTTGGTGGTGACGGTTTTGGAGACTCCAGACTCGGTTTTCATCTTGGAGGAGTTGCTGAGTTACCGTTTGCAGAGAAATGGTCCTATGAAGCAAGTTTATTATACTCTATAGAAGGAGAAGAATTTGATAGTAATGGCGTTAATACTGATGTTAGACTTCAGTATATAAATATTCCTTTTCAATTCAAGTATTATGCTTATAAAAATTTGAGTGTACACTTTGGTCCACAAATAGGTTTTTTACTTAAAGGAGATGTTTCTCTTGATGATGCGGACTATGCGGAGATAGAAAACACTGTAAATACAAACTTTGCTGGTACGATAGGATTAGGTTATGATTTGAGAGCGTATAATTTATACGTGAAAGGAACGCTTACTTATGGTTTCTCTGATATTATTGATAATGTGAGTGATGGAGAGGATAGAACGCAACTACCAGGTACAGTTCATTTATCAGTTGGTTATAAGTTTTAA
- a CDS encoding vWA domain-containing protein: MAQERLGFKFEFYNPEEKDPFDKLFEIFKEIITHTSGDFDEAINWLRELDKEYKLTTPEYTIDDFIEDLKARGYIREEFDPNDENQEGDEGDGDRPGRFSITAKTEQLLRKHALDQIFGNMRKGASGNHKTGNLGQGDEHSGDYRPYRFGDGLDRISMTESFRNAQINHGMGNFNLTEDDLVVEDSQFKAQMSTVLMIDISHSMILYGEDRITPAKKVAMALAELITTRYPKDTLDIIVFGNDSWPIKIADLPYLKVGPYHTNTVAGLQLAMDILRRKRNTNKQIFMITDGKPSCLRLKDGTYYKNSNGLDEYIVDKCYTMATQARRLHIPITTFMIANDPYLQRFVDNFTEANQGKAFFTGLQGLGEMIFTDYEANRKKRLK, encoded by the coding sequence ATGGCACAAGAAAGATTAGGTTTTAAGTTTGAATTTTATAATCCAGAAGAAAAAGATCCTTTTGATAAACTCTTTGAAATTTTTAAAGAGATTATAACACATACGTCTGGTGATTTTGACGAAGCAATTAATTGGTTGCGAGAACTAGATAAAGAATATAAACTGACCACTCCCGAATATACTATAGACGACTTTATCGAGGATTTAAAAGCTCGAGGTTATATAAGAGAAGAGTTTGATCCTAATGATGAGAATCAAGAAGGTGACGAAGGTGATGGAGATAGACCTGGACGATTTTCTATTACTGCCAAAACGGAGCAATTACTTCGTAAACATGCACTAGACCAGATTTTTGGGAACATGCGCAAAGGTGCTAGCGGTAATCATAAAACAGGTAATCTAGGACAAGGAGATGAGCATAGCGGTGATTACCGTCCATATAGATTTGGTGATGGCTTAGACCGTATCTCAATGACAGAGAGTTTTCGCAACGCTCAAATCAATCATGGAATGGGTAATTTTAACCTGACGGAAGATGATCTTGTTGTAGAAGATTCTCAATTTAAAGCTCAAATGAGCACCGTTTTAATGATTGATATCTCGCACTCGATGATACTTTATGGAGAAGATAGAATCACACCAGCAAAGAAAGTAGCAATGGCGCTAGCAGAGTTAATTACAACTCGATATCCTAAAGATACTTTAGATATTATTGTTTTTGGTAATGATTCTTGGCCCATTAAAATCGCTGACCTTCCTTACCTCAAAGTAGGTCCTTATCATACAAATACAGTCGCTGGATTGCAACTAGCAATGGACATCTTAAGAAGAAAACGTAATACCAATAAGCAAATCTTTATGATTACCGACGGTAAGCCTAGCTGCTTGCGTTTAAAAGATGGGACGTATTATAAAAATTCAAATGGTCTCGATGAATACATCGTAGATAAATGTTATACCATGGCTACTCAAGCCAGAAGGTTACACATTCCTATTACAACTTTTATGATCGCAAACGATCCCTATTTACAGCGTTTTGTAGATAATTTTACCGAAGCAAATCAAGGAAAGGCATTTTTTACAGGACTTCAGGGATTAGGCGAAATGATTTTTACCGATTACGAAGCAAATAGAAAAAAGAGATTGAAATAA
- a CDS encoding inorganic diphosphatase, with protein sequence MNKHAWHDVSYGADAPGHVTGIIEIPKNTRAKYELDKESGMLILDRVIYSSMYYPTNYGFIPQTYCDDQDPLDILVLSQIEIVPMCLVEAKVIGVMQMLDGGEMDDKIIAVAANDMSVAHFNDVSELPEYWKKEMRNFFQDYKKLENKTVEVEEFQGRDKALTIVNQAIEDYKKEFGK encoded by the coding sequence ATGAATAAACATGCTTGGCACGATGTAAGTTATGGAGCAGATGCTCCAGGTCATGTAACTGGAATAATTGAAATCCCTAAAAATACGAGAGCAAAATATGAATTAGATAAAGAATCTGGAATGCTTATTCTAGATAGAGTTATCTATTCTTCTATGTATTACCCCACAAATTATGGTTTTATTCCTCAAACATATTGTGATGATCAAGATCCACTAGATATACTTGTTCTTTCACAAATTGAGATTGTTCCGATGTGCCTGGTAGAAGCTAAAGTTATAGGTGTAATGCAAATGCTAGATGGTGGTGAAATGGACGATAAAATCATCGCTGTAGCTGCAAATGATATGTCTGTAGCGCACTTTAACGATGTGAGCGAGCTCCCAGAATACTGGAAAAAGGAAATGCGTAATTTCTTTCAAGACTATAAAAAATTAGAAAATAAGACCGTAGAAGTTGAAGAATTTCAAGGTCGTGATAAAGCTCTTACAATAGTGAATCAAGCGATTGAGGACTATAAAAAAGAATTTGGTAAATAA
- a CDS encoding MCP four helix bundle domain-containing protein yields MINHKIKWSIGLLLVVALIVATNFIDRNNYQRIQDSVASIYEDRLIAKDYLFDIQLEIHQKELLLAQGNDSLYITQQTASQEKISNLVDGFSKTKLTREEKRVFDDFEKEIASLFALETAYSTNAENLQGSTRLSSQIDKIDYNLHQLADIQITEGKRQMQVGKKAMESVDLLTQLEIWIVVIIAIIIQIVILYSPKPKED; encoded by the coding sequence ATGATTAATCATAAAATTAAGTGGTCCATAGGTTTATTATTAGTAGTTGCTTTGATAGTCGCAACTAATTTTATAGATAGAAACAACTACCAGCGCATACAAGACTCCGTTGCTTCCATTTATGAAGATCGATTAATTGCTAAAGATTATTTATTTGACATTCAATTAGAAATTCATCAAAAAGAGCTTTTACTCGCTCAAGGAAATGACTCTTTATATATAACTCAACAAACTGCTTCGCAAGAAAAAATTTCAAACTTAGTTGATGGGTTTTCTAAGACGAAGCTTACGAGAGAAGAAAAACGTGTTTTTGATGATTTTGAAAAAGAAATCGCTTCACTATTTGCATTGGAAACTGCTTACTCTACAAATGCAGAAAACCTTCAGGGATCTACTCGATTGAGTAGTCAAATAGATAAAATAGATTACAACCTGCATCAACTTGCAGATATTCAAATCACCGAAGGTAAGAGGCAAATGCAAGTTGGTAAAAAAGCAATGGAATCTGTTGACTTACTGACTCAATTAGAAATATGGATCGTTGTAATTATTGCGATAATCATCCAAATTGTAATCCTATACAGTCCAAAACCTAAAGAAGATTAA